AAGCTCGGGTGGGTCGCGTCGAACATCTTCACCGACCCCGAGGTCGCGTCGGTCGGCGTCACCCAGCACATGGTCGACTCCGGGGAGGTCAACTCCCGGACGGTCATGCTGCCGCTGTTCACGAACGCGCGCGCCAAGATGCAGGGGTTCGAGGACGGTTTCGTGAAGCTGTTCTGCCGCCCGTCCACCGGGATCGTCCTCGGCGGCGTCATCGTCGCGCCGCGCGCGAGCGAGCTGATCCTCGGCGTGTCGGTCGCGGTGCAGCAGCACCTGACGGTCGACCAGGTCGCGCACACGTTCGCGGTGTACCCGTCGCTGTCGGGCAGCATCACCGAGGCGGGCCGCCGGCTGATGACCGAGCACGCGTACTGACCCGGACGGGACGGGCCGATCGGGCACGCCGGGGAGGGCGCGCCCGATCGGCGGGGAAGCGCTAGGTGAAGTAGCGCAGGGCCACGTAGACCCACGCCATCAGCGTGCTCAGCACGGTGACGACGACCCCGTACTTGGTGAACTGCCAGAAGCTGATCGGGTGGCCGCTCTTGGCGGCGATCCCGATGGCGACCACGTTGGCGCTCGCCGCGATGGCCGTGCCGTTGCCGCCGAAGTCGGCGCCGAGCGCGAACGCCCACCACAGCGCCTCGCCGGTCGCCGGATCGGCGCCCGCCGCCATCCCCTCCACGATCGGCGCCATCGTCGCCGTGTAGGGGATGTTGTCGAAGAACGCGCCGAACACGGCGGAGCCGAACAGCAGGCCGGTCGCGGCGACGAAGTAGTCGTCGCCGACCGTCTCGGCCGCCCAGTTGCCCGCGCTCTCGATCACGCCGGTGTGCCCGAGGCCCGCGACCATCACGAACAGTCCCGCGAAGAAGACCAGCACGGACCATTCGACCTCGCGCATGACCTCCGGGACGTCCGCCTTGGACACCAGCAGCATGACGCCCGCGCCGACGAGCGCGACGATCGACGGATCGACGTGCACGACCGAGTGCAGGGCGAACGCGATGATCACACCGCCGAGCACGACCAGGCACCGGACGAGCAGCCCGGTGTCGGTGATCGCCTTGCGTTCGTCCAGCGACATCACCTCGGCCGCGTACTCCGGGTTGTACTTGAACTCCTTGCGGAACAGCACCCGCGTCAGCAGCGTGAACACGATGAAGATGATCACCACGATGGGCGTCATGTGCACGAGGAAGTCGTTGAACGTGAGCCCGGCGCGGCTGCCGATGATGATGTTCGGCGGGTCGCCGATCAGGGTGGCGGCGCCGCCGATGTTGGAGGCCAGCACCTCGGCGATGAGGTACGGGATCGGGGAGATCCGCAGCCGGTTGCACACGACCACCGTCACCGGCGCGACCAGCATGATCGTGGTGACGTTGTCCAGGAACGGCGACGCGACGGCGGTGATGAGCATCAGCAGCACCATGAGCCGGTACGGCTTGCCCTTCGACCGTTTCGCCGCCCAGATCGCCAGGTAGTCGAACACGCCGGTGTTCTTGATGATCCCGACGATGATCATCATGCCGAGCAGCAGGAAGATGACGTTCCAGTCGATCCCGTCGTGCTCGGAGAAGAAGACGTCGGCGCCGGGGGTCAGCCCGAGCACCGTCATCACGCCGGCCGCGATCAGGACGACCTTGGTCTTGTCGACCTTCTCCGTCGCGATGAAGAAGAACGCGGTGACGAAGACGGCGAGCGCCGCGGCAGCGCTCACGGGGCGCCCCCCGTCCGGCCGCAAACGTCGGCCGGCCCCCCGCGGGGACCAGCCGGTGCGTCGCGGAGGCCCGCGGCTAGTCGTCCGGCCGGGCCAGTGCCAGGGCCGACAGCAGCCGGTCCAGCGTCACCGCGCCGGCCAGCAGGCCCGCGTCGTCCACGACCGCCACCAGCGGGCTGCGTTGTTTGGCCATCAGCGTGGCGAGCTCCAGCAGCGTCGCCGATTCCTTGACCATCACGGGGCGGGGCGTGTGCGTTCCGATGCACTCCCTGACCGTCATGTCCCGGATCTCGTGCCAGAACACGTCCGCATGCGCCTCGTCCACGGTCCGGGTCAGCGCCGTGTCCTCCTGGAAGGCGACGGGCACCGCGAGCCGCAGCACCTGCGTTCCGGGCAGGACGACCCGGGGGCGCTGCCGTTCGTCCAGCACGATCAGGCCCGGCAGCCGTCCGAGCGCCATGACCTGGATCGCGTGACCGATCGGGTCGTTCATCGTCACGGTCGGCACCTGTACGGCGATGTCCCGCGCTAGCATGACGTCCTTTCGGCTCCCGGAGAGCCTGGTTCTTCGGGTTGATAGGTCCCTCCTCCTCACGCCGGGGACGGTCCCGTCGCAGGACGATGGCCTCTTGGGAGCCTTGAGCGGAGGGCGGTGCCCGCCGCCGAGTCGCTGTGCCATATGTCCGCCCCTTTCTGCGTACAC
The nucleotide sequence above comes from Actinomadura algeriensis. Encoded proteins:
- a CDS encoding ArsB/NhaD family transporter, yielding MSAAAALAVFVTAFFFIATEKVDKTKVVLIAAGVMTVLGLTPGADVFFSEHDGIDWNVIFLLLGMMIIVGIIKNTGVFDYLAIWAAKRSKGKPYRLMVLLMLITAVASPFLDNVTTIMLVAPVTVVVCNRLRISPIPYLIAEVLASNIGGAATLIGDPPNIIIGSRAGLTFNDFLVHMTPIVVIIFIVFTLLTRVLFRKEFKYNPEYAAEVMSLDERKAITDTGLLVRCLVVLGGVIIAFALHSVVHVDPSIVALVGAGVMLLVSKADVPEVMREVEWSVLVFFAGLFVMVAGLGHTGVIESAGNWAAETVGDDYFVAATGLLFGSAVFGAFFDNIPYTATMAPIVEGMAAGADPATGEALWWAFALGADFGGNGTAIAASANVVAIGIAAKSGHPISFWQFTKYGVVVTVLSTLMAWVYVALRYFT
- a CDS encoding CBS domain-containing protein; the encoded protein is MLARDIAVQVPTVTMNDPIGHAIQVMALGRLPGLIVLDERQRPRVVLPGTQVLRLAVPVAFQEDTALTRTVDEAHADVFWHEIRDMTVRECIGTHTPRPVMVKESATLLELATLMAKQRSPLVAVVDDAGLLAGAVTLDRLLSALALARPDD